The DNA window TTTGTGCATGTTGATATAATTTCTCAAAGCTTTTGGCTGttattcagtattttaaagGCTTTGAATCATGTCTTTGTACACGTTTAAGTTTTAGTGTTTCAATAAAGAAAACTTTTACATTGAAGCTGTCTAATCTGACAATTTTCAAAGTGTTCTTAAGCAGTTTCcaaaagacaaaagaggaaTCACTTTTCATTATTTCAGAAAAGAAATGAGCCAAGTTATCAGAACTTGTTGAACATGGTCTTCATTAGGCCTATAAGTTTTGCTCTTGTGTTCAGTCACCTTCAAATTGTTACCCTGGTAATACCTGACATTAACTGGCAGTTCCCTTCATTGTGCGCTTGGAGACGCCAGAGAGCAGACTGCGTGTTGTGGAAGTTGAAGCAAATTTATGTCTGATTTAATCACTCACTCATCTATTCGAGAAACTTTAACTTTACAAAATGCAGCTGATTGACAGCTGCTCTGACACACAGGAAACATTAACCTAAGCCTGACGAACGGGGAGCTTTCTCTTTgtgctttatttgtgtttttatctgcgCTGTTCAGCACTTGGGATCAACTGTGTTGTGTGCAAAGACGAAGTGCTATATACACAAAGTTGAGTTGAGAGTTGAGTGTGTCCGAAGGTGCATTGACCCTCAGGTCTGCTGCAAGGTTTTGTCCGAAGGTGAAAAAAGCGGATCCTCACTCGAAAAATGGACGTCTCCACAGTAAATACTCTTCCATACGAGGATTTTGTGAATATTTTCGGTAATGTGGTGGAGAAATGTCCTttgattgtagctgctgtgtgGTCCAGTCGTCCATTTTTGAGTTTGTCGACTTTGCATACTGCGATTAGTGAATTCATCGACGCTCTACCAGACTCAGGTGAGACACAGTCTAAATACGCTGTACAGacttttgtgtgttgttgttttttttttttttaagttaagaaactgtgcaaaaaaaacactctttgtATGTGTCCAGGTAAAGAGGGAATACTCAGGTGTCACCCGGACCTCGCCGGAAGGGACCTCCAGAGCGGCACGTTGACTCCAGAGTCGCTCCAGGAGCAGGCAGGCGCTGGTATGGATGCTCTGAGCTCCGCTGAGGCAACGCGCATGGCCCGGCTCAACGAGGAGTACAAGCAGCGCTTCGGATTCCCGTTCGTCATTTGCGCGAGGATGAACGACAAGGAGAACATATTACGTCAGCTGTCCGCGCGCTGCCACAACGATTGCGCTGTAGAGAGGGCACGCGGCAtcgaggaggtgaagaagataTGTCGTCTGCGTTTACAGGCGATACTCGCTGACGCTTCCAACAAGTTATGAATCTGTATTTCATGCTGGAATTCTGCTGTGCCAGTTAAacccaggggcgtgtccagatcTTTTTTTTGACGGGGGTGGGCCAACTGTAGCACTTATAGTGGGGTGGCATGATGTTTGTGACATGACTATGAATAGTATTCATTTACTCTTTGTGTCTCCAATAATCATGTCTTTAAGTACTGAGATTAAAGTATCTTCTAAATGTTATAttcctgtgtatttttttttttaacttcacaaaGTAACACAGCAAAGTGGAAATACAATTAAATCCCTAAGTTTGATTCTATAATGATGTATGTCCAAACTTGAACAATTGTAAACATAGGCCTACCCCTGCACACTTTATTGACagcaaaaataatatttttggtcttttctaATAGATGTGCAAATACTTTTTCTACAATTGTGCTCAAAAGGATAAATTGTGCTACATTTTAATGCAAAGAAAGCCAGGAGTGTTTCAACACACCCAGAATAGTTTATTTCAACAAGTCCCCGATCAGACATATAGTGCATCAGTGTTCAGGATTTTGTAGTGGCACCTTGCgtggccaatcagattcaaGTTTTTCCCATGCCatcctctggacacacccctggtTAAACCACCTTTTTTAGACCCCCCACTTGAATATGCTGCAATAGCCTATTGGTTTTGTTACaaatgtattgtgttttattaatctTATACCATACAATCAATTcttcaaacaataaaatatgtgatagcgaattttaaactttacacAATATTTGCTGAAATAGGAGGACAGTCATATTATGCATATATACATCAATACATTTATACAAAGGACATGAGGTGAAAAATGATGTGATGTAAAACTTGGTTACTCTATATGGGAGTTTGTGTAATCCAATTTCCTGACTCTAACGGGATAAAAAGCAGTTGGATTTTCCATGATTTGATTGTGAACATATGCATGATGAAATGGGATGAAAATATGTCCCTTAAGTCCAGAAAATGACAGATGGGTATGCCCATCCAATAACGATGATAAAGATAGTCCCTAAAGTTCATGGGAGTCTTTGGAAAATTGGCACCATAATCTCACTCTGAACTCTATGGAGAAATGGAGACTTAGTGCTGTATTTTTCTAACTTTGGATCTTGTACTAAAATCCAGTCACACGGGAAAGCCTTATGAGGAACTTGAAAAACAACCCTGTAATATCAGTTCACGTATATTGAGACATTCCAGCAGATCTATGCGGGCTCTCTGTGTGTAGGAGCAGATAGGGAGTGACGAGTTAACGGGGAAACAGGTGGTGAGGTGGAGGAGACCCCACCCGCAGCATCCGCCTGGTCAccagaggtgatggaggagtCTTGGTCGGGGTCGGCTCCCCTCACCCGCCTCCggtcctcctcctttttccacTTCATGCGCCGGTTCTGGAACCAGA is part of the Labrus mixtus chromosome 19, fLabMix1.1, whole genome shotgun sequence genome and encodes:
- the urad gene encoding 2-oxo-4-hydroxy-4-carboxy-5-ureidoimidazoline decarboxylase; translated protein: MDVSTVNTLPYEDFVNIFGNVVEKCPLIVAAVWSSRPFLSLSTLHTAISEFIDALPDSGKEGILRCHPDLAGRDLQSGTLTPESLQEQAGAGMDALSSAEATRMARLNEEYKQRFGFPFVICARMNDKENILRQLSARCHNDCAVERARGIEEVKKICRLRLQAILADASNKL